The following coding sequences lie in one Sorghum bicolor cultivar BTx623 chromosome 6, Sorghum_bicolor_NCBIv3, whole genome shotgun sequence genomic window:
- the LOC8079592 gene encoding putative ripening-related protein 5 has translation MAAAGAVSAMALFFLFMLSASQMVSSLRPGVGLGTCHASGYLPGRSGNCEKSNDPDCCEDGKKYPQYRCSPPVTASTKAVLTLNSFEKGKDGGGPSECDNAYHSDEEKVVALSTGWFSNMARCGHQIKISANGNSVYAKVVDECDSVHGCDNEHNFEPPCDNNIVDASPAVWNALGLDQNLGMVDITWSDTCRASGYLPGRSGNCEKSNDPDCCEDGKRYPQYHCSPPVTASTKAVLTLNSFEKGKDGGGPSECDNAYHSDEEKVVALSTGWFSNMARCGHRIKISINGNSVYAKVVDECDSVHGCDDEHNFEPPCDNNIVDASPAVWDALGLDQNLGMVDITWSEE, from the exons ATGGCCGCTGCAGGAGCTGTATCCGCCATGGCCCTGTTCTTCCTATTCATGCTCTCCGCCTCCCAGATGGTGTCCTCCCTTCGCCCCGGCGTTGGCCTCGGCACGTGCCACGCCAGCGGGTACCTCCCAGGCCGCTCTGGCAATTGTGAGAAAAGCAATGATCCGGACTGCTGCGAGGATGGCAAGAAGTACCCACAGTACCGATGCTCGCCGCCGGTGACAGCGAGCACCAAGGCTGTGTTGACACTCAACAGTTTTGAGAAGGGTAAGGATGGCGGCGGCCCGTCGGAGTGCGACAATGCGTACCACAGCGATGAGGAGAAGGTGGTGGCGCTCTCCACTGGGTGGTTCAGCAACATGGCGCGTTGTggtcaccaaatcaagatcagCGCCAATGGAAACTCCGTGTACGCCAAGGTGGTGGATGAGTGCGACTCCGTGCACGGCTGCGACAACGAGCACAACTTCGAGCCACCATGCGATAACAACATCGTCGACGCCTCGCCGGCAGTGTGGAACGCCCTTGGACTCGACCAGAACCTCGGGATGGTGGACATCACCTGGTCCGA CACGTGCCGTGCCAGCGGGTACCTCCCGGGCCGGTCTGGCAACTGTGAGAAGAGTAACGACCCTGACTGCTGCGAGGATGGCAAGAGGTACCCGCAGTACCATTGCTCGCCACCGGTGACGGCTAGCACCAAGGCTGTGCTGACGCTCAATAGCTTCGAGAAGGGCAAGGACGGCGGCGGCCCGTCGGAGTGCGACAATGCATACCACAGCGACGAGGAGAAGGTGGTGGCGCTCTCCACCGGGTGGTTCAGCAACATGGCACGCTGTGGGCAccgcatcaaaattagcatcaATGGCAACTCCGTGTACGCCAAGGTGGTTGATGAGTGCGACTCTGTGCATGGTTGTGACGACGAGCACAACTTCGAGCCACCGTGCGACAACAACATCGTCGATGCCTCACCAGCGGTGTGGGACGCCCTGGGACTTGACCAGAACCTCGGGATGGTGGACATCACCTGGTCTGAGGAGTGA
- the LOC8079593 gene encoding UDP-glycosyltransferase 89B1, translated as METAAAPTTAPHVLVVPFPAQGHTLPLLDFAGLLATRGLRLTVVTSPANLPLLSPLLAAHPGAVRPLTLPFPSNSSIPPGLESTRGCPPEYFPVFIHALTALREPVRAWARSRPSSDDDPIVAVVADFFCGWAQPLARELGAVGLVFSPSGVLGAAVPHSLFRRLVRRPAAAAEGGDKESFVVTFPAIPGEPAYQWREVSMVYRWYAEGREEDEQVRELVRQNFLWNLHDSWGFVFNSFKALEGRYLEQPLEDLGFRRAWAVGPVAPDADAAGARGGEAAVAAASLGAWLDPFPEGSVVYVSFGSQAVLTPAVAAALAEALERSAVPFVWVVSAGSSGVVPETFEARAAEAGRGMVVRGWAPQLATLRHPAVGWFMTHCGWNSVLEAAAAGVPMLAWPMTADQFVNARLLVDEARVAVPACAWGFGVAPDPGELATVLADAVGEKGRDVRARAKELAAEAARAVKPGGSSYADLDGLVQEIRNVH; from the coding sequence ATGGAGACGGCAGCGGCACCTACCACGGCGCCGCACGTGCTAGTGGTCCCCTTCCCCGCGCAGGGCCACACGCTGCCGCTCCTCGACTTCGCCGGCCTGCTCGCCACGCGGGGCCTCCGCCTCACCGTCGTCACCTCGCCCGCCAACCTCCCGCTGCTGTCGCCTCTCCTCGCGGCGCACCCCGGTGCCGTCCGCCCGCTGACACTTCCGTTCCCCTCCAACTCGTCTATCCCCCCGGGTCTCGAGAGCACCAGGGGCTGCCCCCCGGAGTACTTCCCCGTCTTCATCCACGCGCTCACCGCGCTCCGCGAGCCCGTCCGTGCGTGGGCCAGGTCACGCCCGTCGTCCGACGACGACCCCATCGTCGCCGTCGTAGCCGACTTCTTCTGCGGGTGGGCGCAGCCGCTCGCCCGTGAGCTCGGCGCCGTGGGCCTCGTGTTCTCGCCGTCCGGCGTCCTCGGCGCTGCCGTCCCTCACTCGCTCTTCCGCCGCCTGGTGAGgcggcctgctgctgctgccgaggGCGGCGACAAGGAGTCCTTCGTCGTCACGTTCCCGGCAATTCCCGGCGAGCCGGCGTACCAGTGGAGAGAGGTCTCCATGGTTTACAGGTGGTACGCGGAAGGCAGGGAGGAAGACGAGCAGGTCCGCGAGTTGGTGAGGCAGAACTTCCTGTGGAACCTTCACGACAGCTGGGGTTTCGTGTTCAACTCGTTCAAGGCGCTGGAGGGGAGGTACCTGGAGCAGCCGCTCGAGGACCTGGGCTTCAGGCGCGCCTGGGCTGTGGGCCCCGTAGCACCTGACGCAGACGCCGCCGGCGCGCGCGGCGGGGAGGCGGCCGTCGCGGCCGCCAGCCTCGGCGCGTGGCTGGACCCGTTCCCGGAAGGCTCGGTCGTGTACGTGTCGTTCGGGAGCCAGGCGGTGCTGACCCCGgccgtggcggcggcgctggccgAGGCGCTGGAGCGCAGCGCCGTGCCGTTCGTCTGGGTCGTGAGCGCCGGGAGCAGCGGCGTCGTCCCCGAAACGTTCGAGGCGCGCGCGGCGGAGGCGGGCCGCGGGATGGTGGTGCGCGGGTGGGCGCCGCAGCTGGCGACGCTGCGGCACCCGGCGGTGGGGTGGTTCATGACGCACTGCGGCTGGAACTCGGTGCTCGAGGCCGCCGCGGCGGGCGTGCCCATGCTGGCGTGGCCGATGACGGCGGACCAGTTCGTGAACGCGCGCCTGCTCGTGGACGAGGCGCGCGTCGCGGTGCCCGCGTGCGCGTGGGGTTTCGGCGTCGCGCCGGACCCGGGCGAGCTGGCGACCGTGCTGGCCGACGCGGTCGGGGAGAAGGGCCGCGACGTGAGGGCGCGCGCCaaggagctcgcggcggaggccGCGCGGGCGGTGAAGCCAGGCGGGAGCTCGTACGCTGATTTGGACGGGTTAGTGCAGGAGATTCGGAATGTTCATTGA